In the Festucalex cinctus isolate MCC-2025b chromosome 10, RoL_Fcin_1.0, whole genome shotgun sequence genome, one interval contains:
- the LOC144027112 gene encoding cyclin-dependent kinase-like 5 isoform X4: MNKFEVLGIVGEGAYGVVLKCRHKDTNEIVAIKKFKDSEENEEVKETTLRELKMLRTLKQENIVELKEAFRRRGKLYLVFEYVEKNMLELLEELPNGVPADKARSYIYQLIKAIHWCHKHDIVHRDIKPENLLISSDDILKLCDFGFARNLSEGTDANYTEYVATRWYRSPELLLGAPYGKAVDMWSVGCILGELSDGQPLFPGESEIDQLFTIQKVLGPLPPEQMKLFYSNPRFHGLRFPTVNHPQTLERRYLGIIGGALLDLLKSLLLLNPAERFLTEQGLNHHAFQSLRLAERPGPPTPTLVRSSKRKPHHGDTTPSRSHGLKSSGSHRSSLRDCSSLPRHDDLHPSSNSGESGSGGGGGGGGFLNGNLPAPINLSPTLHPKSYPAQMFNHSPSCGVELPHLLSPAEAGKGDFDVSPGPKSSDGPGAKYLKSNFRSQQHRHSFVEGKTSTLQSTEKHGRHGYMEAPKFSYLNLSKSYGTLSDAKSVGNLNDVHLYADEPAARYFPSSCLDLTAPSSPAVRRSDRRGSTRAERESNTLDSSYRRSSARHKDSPDGPDPNEGGDRSHAHSLAAPHEPYAQGYSSPFSSQQRPHRHSMYVRRDHQRTHGGDEGLLVGQGVPTRASSLQLLSPQLQHRTLPRHSASREDDMSRVGLYHEPQAEDGGASSKENRNIYSESMPRKVGSFYRDNSFHDGRSQGRGSAMTGDAGNLANHAKRQTAFDPWTGPDTVVLNTAEPSKEKEKQGFFRAIKKKKKKPQMVPSEEAVLQKSSRSHQSGRHRSRDKSRERERERDKEWADKMADSHSPSQPLKSLRKLLHLSSSSSNQTAASDMRYQPLPSPASAPQVPFSDARGHSGVNTPQMKSRQSAYPPLEAGWHAGNPYPEQMAVKGGQNGHGFGRPSRSRMANLNDLKETAL, translated from the exons GACACCAACGAAATTGTGGCTATAAAGAAATTCAAAGACAGCGAAg aaAATGAAGAAGTCAAAGAAACGACACTGCGGGAGCTCAAGATGCTGCGCACTCTCAAGCAGGAGAACATCGTGGAGCTCAAAGAGGCCTTCCGCCGGCGAGGGAAGCTCTACCTGGTCTTTGAGTATGTGGAGAAG AACATGCTGGAGCTGCTGGAGGAGCTGCCCAACGGCGTGCCGGCCGACAAGGCGCGGAGCTACATCTACCAGCTGATCAAGGCCATCCACTGGTGCCACAAGCATGACATCGTTCACCGGG ACATCAAGCCGGAGAACCTTCTCATCAGCTCTGATGACATCCTCAAGTTGTGCGATTTTG GCTTCGCGCGTAATCTCTCCGAGGGAACGGACGCCAACTACACCGAGTATGTGGCCACCAGGTGGTACCGTTCTCCGGAGCTTCTGCTCGG gGCTCCGTACGGCAAGGCGGTGGACATGTGGTCGGTGGGCTGCATCCTGGGAGAGCTAAGCGACGGACAGCCCCTCTTCCCGGGCGAGAGCGAGATCGACCAGCTCTTCACCATCCAAAAGGTTCTCGGGCCTCTTCCTCCGGAGCAGATGAAGCTCTTTTACAGCAACCCTCGCTTCCACGGGCtgcgg ttCCCTACTGTAAACCACCCACAAACACTGGAACGCCGATACCTGGGAATCATCGGCGGAGCCCTGCTGGACCTGTTGAAG AGCCTTCTTTTACTCAACCCCGCCGAGCGCTTCCTAACGGAGCAGGGCCTCAACCACCACGCCTTCCAGAGCCTGAGGCTGGCGGAGCGGCCCGGCCCCCCCACGCCGACGCTGGTGCGCTCGTCCAAGAGGAAGCCCCACCATGGCGACACCACACCCAGCAG GAGTCACGGCCTGAAGAGCTCGGGCAGCCATCGCTCCAGCTTGCGCGACTGCTCCAGCCTGCCGCGACACGACGACCTGCACCCCAGCAGCAACAGCGGCGAGAGCGGCAgcggcgggggcggcggcggcggagggtTCCTCAACGGCAACCTGCCGGCGCCAATCAACCTCAGCCCCACGCTGCACCCCAAAAGCTACCCGGCGCAGATGTTTAATCACTCGCCGTCGTGCGGCGTGGAGCTACCGCACCTGCTCAGCCCCGCCGAGGCCGGCAAGGGCGACTTCGACGTCAGCCCGGGCCCCAAGAGCTCGGACGGCCCCGGAGCCAAGTACCTCAAGTCCAACTTCCGCTCGCAGCAGCACCGCCACTCCTTCGTGGAGGGCAAGACCAGCACCCTCCAGTCGACGGAGAAGCACGGGCGCCACGGCTACATGGAGGCGCCCAAGTTCTCCTACCTGAACCTGTCCAAGAGCTACGGCACGCTCAGCGACGCCAAGTCGGTGGGCAACCTCAACGACGTGCACCTGTACGCCGACGAGCCCGCCGCCCGCTACTTCCCCTCCAGCTGCCTGGACCTGACGGCGCCCAGCAGCCCGGCCGTGCGCCGCTCGGACCGGCGGGGGAGCACGCGCGCCGAGCGCGAGAGCAACACCCTGGACTCGTCTTACCGGCGCTCGTCCGCCCGCCACAAGGACTCGCCGGACGGCCCGGACCCGAACGAGGGCGGGGATCGGAGCCACGCCCACTCTTTGGCGGCCCCGCACGAGCCCTACGCGCAGGGGTACAGCAGCCCCTTCTCGTCGCAGCAGAGGCCGCACCGCCACTCCATGTACGTGCGGCGGGACCACCAGAGGACTCACGGGGGAGACGAGGGGCTGCTGGTGGGGCAGGGGGTGCCCACCCGGGCCAGCAGCCTGCAGCTGCTGTCGCCGCAGCTGCAGCACCGCACGCTGCCGCGACACTCGGCCTCCAGGGAGGACGACATGAGCCGG GTGGGATTGTACCACGAGCCTCAGGCCGAAGACGGCGGCGCCTCCTCCAAAGAGAACCGCAACATCTACAGCGAGTCCATGCCCCGAAAGGTCGGAAGCTTCTACCGAG ACAATTCCTTCCACGACGGCCGCTCTCAGGGGCGAGGCTCGGCCATGACGGGCGACGCCGGCAACCTGGCCAACCACGCCAAACGCCAGACCGCCTTCGATCCCTG GACGGGCCCGGACACCGTGGTGCTGAATACCGCCGAGCCGTCCAAGGAGAAAGAGAAGCAGGGTTTCTTCAGagcaataaagaagaagaagaaaaagcctCAGATG gtcCCCAGCGAGGAGGCGGTCCTGCAGAAGTCGTCGCGCTCCCACCAGAGCGGTCGCCACCGGAGCCGCGACAAAAGCCGAGAGCGGGAGCGCGAGCGGGACAAGGAGTGGGCCGACAAGATGGCTGACTCACACTCGCCG AGCCAACCCCTGAAGTCGCTGCGCAAACTCCTGCACctctcctcgtcctcgtccaaTCAGACGGCGGCGTCCGACATGCGCTACCAGCCGCTGCCCAGCCCCGCCTCCGCCCCCCAGGTGCCCTTCTCCGACGCTCGCGGCCACtcgggggtcaacaccccgcagATGAAGAGCAGGCAGTCGGCCTACCCGCCGCTGGAGGCCGGCTGGCACGCCGGCAACCCGTACCCCGAGCAGATGGCCGTCAAGGGGGGCCAGAACGGGCACGGCTTCGGGCGACCCTCCAGGTCACGCATGGCCAACCTCAACGACCTGAAAGAGACGGCGCTGTGA
- the LOC144027112 gene encoding cyclin-dependent kinase-like 5 isoform X2, with protein MNKFEVLGIVGEGAYGVVLKCRHKDTNEIVAIKKFKDSEENEEVKETTLRELKMLRTLKQENIVELKEAFRRRGKLYLVFEYVEKNMLELLEELPNGVPADKARSYIYQLIKAIHWCHKHDIVHRDIKPENLLISSDDILKLCDFGFARNLSEGTDANYTEYVATRWYRSPELLLGAPYGKAVDMWSVGCILGELSDGQPLFPGESEIDQLFTIQKVLGPLPPEQMKLFYSNPRFHGLRFPTVNHPQTLERRYLGIIGGALLDLLKSLLLLNPAERFLTEQGLNHHAFQSLRLAERPGPPTPTLVRSSKRKPHHGDTTPSRSHGLKSSGSHRSSLRDCSSLPRHDDLHPSSNSGESGSGGGGGGGGFLNGNLPAPINLSPTLHPKSYPAQMFNHSPSCGVELPHLLSPAEAGKGDFDVSPGPKSSDGPGAKYLKSNFRSQQHRHSFVEGKTSTLQSTEKHGRHGYMEAPKFSYLNLSKSYGTLSDAKSVGNLNDVHLYADEPAARYFPSSCLDLTAPSSPAVRRSDRRGSTRAERESNTLDSSYRRSSARHKDSPDGPDPNEGGDRSHAHSLAAPHEPYAQGYSSPFSSQQRPHRHSMYVRRDHQRTHGGDEGLLVGQGVPTRASSLQLLSPQLQHRTLPRHSASREDDMSRSDQAATEAAPHARPSIRDSTRDNFHTQRQKSEVGLYHEPQAEDGGASSKENRNIYSESMPRKVGSFYRDNSFHDGRSQGRGSAMTGDAGNLANHAKRQTAFDPWTGPDTVVLNTAEPSKEKEKQGFFRAIKKKKKKPQMVPSEEAVLQKSSRSHQSGRHRSRDKSRERERERDKEWADKMADSHSPSQPLKSLRKLLHLSSSSSNQTAASDMRYQPLPSPASAPQVPFSDARGHSGVNTPQMKSRQSAYPPLEAGWHAGNPYPEQMAVKGGQNGHGFGRPSRSRMANLNDLKETAL; from the exons GACACCAACGAAATTGTGGCTATAAAGAAATTCAAAGACAGCGAAg aaAATGAAGAAGTCAAAGAAACGACACTGCGGGAGCTCAAGATGCTGCGCACTCTCAAGCAGGAGAACATCGTGGAGCTCAAAGAGGCCTTCCGCCGGCGAGGGAAGCTCTACCTGGTCTTTGAGTATGTGGAGAAG AACATGCTGGAGCTGCTGGAGGAGCTGCCCAACGGCGTGCCGGCCGACAAGGCGCGGAGCTACATCTACCAGCTGATCAAGGCCATCCACTGGTGCCACAAGCATGACATCGTTCACCGGG ACATCAAGCCGGAGAACCTTCTCATCAGCTCTGATGACATCCTCAAGTTGTGCGATTTTG GCTTCGCGCGTAATCTCTCCGAGGGAACGGACGCCAACTACACCGAGTATGTGGCCACCAGGTGGTACCGTTCTCCGGAGCTTCTGCTCGG gGCTCCGTACGGCAAGGCGGTGGACATGTGGTCGGTGGGCTGCATCCTGGGAGAGCTAAGCGACGGACAGCCCCTCTTCCCGGGCGAGAGCGAGATCGACCAGCTCTTCACCATCCAAAAGGTTCTCGGGCCTCTTCCTCCGGAGCAGATGAAGCTCTTTTACAGCAACCCTCGCTTCCACGGGCtgcgg ttCCCTACTGTAAACCACCCACAAACACTGGAACGCCGATACCTGGGAATCATCGGCGGAGCCCTGCTGGACCTGTTGAAG AGCCTTCTTTTACTCAACCCCGCCGAGCGCTTCCTAACGGAGCAGGGCCTCAACCACCACGCCTTCCAGAGCCTGAGGCTGGCGGAGCGGCCCGGCCCCCCCACGCCGACGCTGGTGCGCTCGTCCAAGAGGAAGCCCCACCATGGCGACACCACACCCAGCAG GAGTCACGGCCTGAAGAGCTCGGGCAGCCATCGCTCCAGCTTGCGCGACTGCTCCAGCCTGCCGCGACACGACGACCTGCACCCCAGCAGCAACAGCGGCGAGAGCGGCAgcggcgggggcggcggcggcggagggtTCCTCAACGGCAACCTGCCGGCGCCAATCAACCTCAGCCCCACGCTGCACCCCAAAAGCTACCCGGCGCAGATGTTTAATCACTCGCCGTCGTGCGGCGTGGAGCTACCGCACCTGCTCAGCCCCGCCGAGGCCGGCAAGGGCGACTTCGACGTCAGCCCGGGCCCCAAGAGCTCGGACGGCCCCGGAGCCAAGTACCTCAAGTCCAACTTCCGCTCGCAGCAGCACCGCCACTCCTTCGTGGAGGGCAAGACCAGCACCCTCCAGTCGACGGAGAAGCACGGGCGCCACGGCTACATGGAGGCGCCCAAGTTCTCCTACCTGAACCTGTCCAAGAGCTACGGCACGCTCAGCGACGCCAAGTCGGTGGGCAACCTCAACGACGTGCACCTGTACGCCGACGAGCCCGCCGCCCGCTACTTCCCCTCCAGCTGCCTGGACCTGACGGCGCCCAGCAGCCCGGCCGTGCGCCGCTCGGACCGGCGGGGGAGCACGCGCGCCGAGCGCGAGAGCAACACCCTGGACTCGTCTTACCGGCGCTCGTCCGCCCGCCACAAGGACTCGCCGGACGGCCCGGACCCGAACGAGGGCGGGGATCGGAGCCACGCCCACTCTTTGGCGGCCCCGCACGAGCCCTACGCGCAGGGGTACAGCAGCCCCTTCTCGTCGCAGCAGAGGCCGCACCGCCACTCCATGTACGTGCGGCGGGACCACCAGAGGACTCACGGGGGAGACGAGGGGCTGCTGGTGGGGCAGGGGGTGCCCACCCGGGCCAGCAGCCTGCAGCTGCTGTCGCCGCAGCTGCAGCACCGCACGCTGCCGCGACACTCGGCCTCCAGGGAGGACGACATGAGCCGG AGCGATCAGGCGGCCACTGAGGCGGCCCCCCACGCCAGACCCTCAATCAGGGACTCCACCAGGGACAACTTTCACACACAGAGGCAAAAAAGCGAG GTGGGATTGTACCACGAGCCTCAGGCCGAAGACGGCGGCGCCTCCTCCAAAGAGAACCGCAACATCTACAGCGAGTCCATGCCCCGAAAGGTCGGAAGCTTCTACCGAG ACAATTCCTTCCACGACGGCCGCTCTCAGGGGCGAGGCTCGGCCATGACGGGCGACGCCGGCAACCTGGCCAACCACGCCAAACGCCAGACCGCCTTCGATCCCTG GACGGGCCCGGACACCGTGGTGCTGAATACCGCCGAGCCGTCCAAGGAGAAAGAGAAGCAGGGTTTCTTCAGagcaataaagaagaagaagaaaaagcctCAGATG gtcCCCAGCGAGGAGGCGGTCCTGCAGAAGTCGTCGCGCTCCCACCAGAGCGGTCGCCACCGGAGCCGCGACAAAAGCCGAGAGCGGGAGCGCGAGCGGGACAAGGAGTGGGCCGACAAGATGGCTGACTCACACTCGCCG AGCCAACCCCTGAAGTCGCTGCGCAAACTCCTGCACctctcctcgtcctcgtccaaTCAGACGGCGGCGTCCGACATGCGCTACCAGCCGCTGCCCAGCCCCGCCTCCGCCCCCCAGGTGCCCTTCTCCGACGCTCGCGGCCACtcgggggtcaacaccccgcagATGAAGAGCAGGCAGTCGGCCTACCCGCCGCTGGAGGCCGGCTGGCACGCCGGCAACCCGTACCCCGAGCAGATGGCCGTCAAGGGGGGCCAGAACGGGCACGGCTTCGGGCGACCCTCCAGGTCACGCATGGCCAACCTCAACGACCTGAAAGAGACGGCGCTGTGA
- the LOC144027112 gene encoding cyclin-dependent kinase-like 5 isoform X3 gives MNKFEVLGIVGEGAYGVVLKCRHKDTNEIVAIKKFKDSEENEEVKETTLRELKMLRTLKQENIVELKEAFRRRGKLYLVFEYVEKNMLELLEELPNGVPADKARSYIYQLIKAIHWCHKHDIVHRDIKPENLLISSDDILKLCDFGFARNLSEGTDANYTEYVATRWYRSPELLLGAPYGKAVDMWSVGCILGELSDGQPLFPGESEIDQLFTIQKVLGPLPPEQMKLFYSNPRFHGLRFPTVNHPQTLERRYLGIIGGALLDLLKSLLLLNPAERFLTEQGLNHHAFQSLRLAERPGPPTPTLVRSSKRKPHHGDTTPSRSHGLKSSGSHRSSLRDCSSLPRHDDLHPSSNSGESGSGGGGGGGGFLNGNLPAPINLSPTLHPKSYPAQMFNHSPSCGVELPHLLSPAEAGKGDFDVSPGPKSSDGPGAKYLKSNFRSQQHRHSFVEGKTSTLQSTEKHGRHGYMEAPKFSYLNLSKSYGTLSDAKSVGNLNDVHLYADEPAARYFPSSCLDLTAPSSPAVRRSDRRGSTRAERESNTLDSSYRRSSARHKDSPDGPDPNEGGDRSHAHSLAAPHEPYAQGYSSPFSSQQRPHRHSMYVRRDHQRTHGGDEGLLVGQGVPTRASSLQLLSPQLQHRTLPRHSASREDDMSRVGLYHEPQAEDGGASSKENRNIYSESMPRKVGSFYRVPSPRPDNSFHDGRSQGRGSAMTGDAGNLANHAKRQTAFDPWTGPDTVVLNTAEPSKEKEKQGFFRAIKKKKKKPQMVPSEEAVLQKSSRSHQSGRHRSRDKSRERERERDKEWADKMADSHSPSQPLKSLRKLLHLSSSSSNQTAASDMRYQPLPSPASAPQVPFSDARGHSGVNTPQMKSRQSAYPPLEAGWHAGNPYPEQMAVKGGQNGHGFGRPSRSRMANLNDLKETAL, from the exons GACACCAACGAAATTGTGGCTATAAAGAAATTCAAAGACAGCGAAg aaAATGAAGAAGTCAAAGAAACGACACTGCGGGAGCTCAAGATGCTGCGCACTCTCAAGCAGGAGAACATCGTGGAGCTCAAAGAGGCCTTCCGCCGGCGAGGGAAGCTCTACCTGGTCTTTGAGTATGTGGAGAAG AACATGCTGGAGCTGCTGGAGGAGCTGCCCAACGGCGTGCCGGCCGACAAGGCGCGGAGCTACATCTACCAGCTGATCAAGGCCATCCACTGGTGCCACAAGCATGACATCGTTCACCGGG ACATCAAGCCGGAGAACCTTCTCATCAGCTCTGATGACATCCTCAAGTTGTGCGATTTTG GCTTCGCGCGTAATCTCTCCGAGGGAACGGACGCCAACTACACCGAGTATGTGGCCACCAGGTGGTACCGTTCTCCGGAGCTTCTGCTCGG gGCTCCGTACGGCAAGGCGGTGGACATGTGGTCGGTGGGCTGCATCCTGGGAGAGCTAAGCGACGGACAGCCCCTCTTCCCGGGCGAGAGCGAGATCGACCAGCTCTTCACCATCCAAAAGGTTCTCGGGCCTCTTCCTCCGGAGCAGATGAAGCTCTTTTACAGCAACCCTCGCTTCCACGGGCtgcgg ttCCCTACTGTAAACCACCCACAAACACTGGAACGCCGATACCTGGGAATCATCGGCGGAGCCCTGCTGGACCTGTTGAAG AGCCTTCTTTTACTCAACCCCGCCGAGCGCTTCCTAACGGAGCAGGGCCTCAACCACCACGCCTTCCAGAGCCTGAGGCTGGCGGAGCGGCCCGGCCCCCCCACGCCGACGCTGGTGCGCTCGTCCAAGAGGAAGCCCCACCATGGCGACACCACACCCAGCAG GAGTCACGGCCTGAAGAGCTCGGGCAGCCATCGCTCCAGCTTGCGCGACTGCTCCAGCCTGCCGCGACACGACGACCTGCACCCCAGCAGCAACAGCGGCGAGAGCGGCAgcggcgggggcggcggcggcggagggtTCCTCAACGGCAACCTGCCGGCGCCAATCAACCTCAGCCCCACGCTGCACCCCAAAAGCTACCCGGCGCAGATGTTTAATCACTCGCCGTCGTGCGGCGTGGAGCTACCGCACCTGCTCAGCCCCGCCGAGGCCGGCAAGGGCGACTTCGACGTCAGCCCGGGCCCCAAGAGCTCGGACGGCCCCGGAGCCAAGTACCTCAAGTCCAACTTCCGCTCGCAGCAGCACCGCCACTCCTTCGTGGAGGGCAAGACCAGCACCCTCCAGTCGACGGAGAAGCACGGGCGCCACGGCTACATGGAGGCGCCCAAGTTCTCCTACCTGAACCTGTCCAAGAGCTACGGCACGCTCAGCGACGCCAAGTCGGTGGGCAACCTCAACGACGTGCACCTGTACGCCGACGAGCCCGCCGCCCGCTACTTCCCCTCCAGCTGCCTGGACCTGACGGCGCCCAGCAGCCCGGCCGTGCGCCGCTCGGACCGGCGGGGGAGCACGCGCGCCGAGCGCGAGAGCAACACCCTGGACTCGTCTTACCGGCGCTCGTCCGCCCGCCACAAGGACTCGCCGGACGGCCCGGACCCGAACGAGGGCGGGGATCGGAGCCACGCCCACTCTTTGGCGGCCCCGCACGAGCCCTACGCGCAGGGGTACAGCAGCCCCTTCTCGTCGCAGCAGAGGCCGCACCGCCACTCCATGTACGTGCGGCGGGACCACCAGAGGACTCACGGGGGAGACGAGGGGCTGCTGGTGGGGCAGGGGGTGCCCACCCGGGCCAGCAGCCTGCAGCTGCTGTCGCCGCAGCTGCAGCACCGCACGCTGCCGCGACACTCGGCCTCCAGGGAGGACGACATGAGCCGG GTGGGATTGTACCACGAGCCTCAGGCCGAAGACGGCGGCGCCTCCTCCAAAGAGAACCGCAACATCTACAGCGAGTCCATGCCCCGAAAGGTCGGAAGCTTCTACCGAG TCCCTTCTCCTCGGCCAGACAATTCCTTCCACGACGGCCGCTCTCAGGGGCGAGGCTCGGCCATGACGGGCGACGCCGGCAACCTGGCCAACCACGCCAAACGCCAGACCGCCTTCGATCCCTG GACGGGCCCGGACACCGTGGTGCTGAATACCGCCGAGCCGTCCAAGGAGAAAGAGAAGCAGGGTTTCTTCAGagcaataaagaagaagaagaaaaagcctCAGATG gtcCCCAGCGAGGAGGCGGTCCTGCAGAAGTCGTCGCGCTCCCACCAGAGCGGTCGCCACCGGAGCCGCGACAAAAGCCGAGAGCGGGAGCGCGAGCGGGACAAGGAGTGGGCCGACAAGATGGCTGACTCACACTCGCCG AGCCAACCCCTGAAGTCGCTGCGCAAACTCCTGCACctctcctcgtcctcgtccaaTCAGACGGCGGCGTCCGACATGCGCTACCAGCCGCTGCCCAGCCCCGCCTCCGCCCCCCAGGTGCCCTTCTCCGACGCTCGCGGCCACtcgggggtcaacaccccgcagATGAAGAGCAGGCAGTCGGCCTACCCGCCGCTGGAGGCCGGCTGGCACGCCGGCAACCCGTACCCCGAGCAGATGGCCGTCAAGGGGGGCCAGAACGGGCACGGCTTCGGGCGACCCTCCAGGTCACGCATGGCCAACCTCAACGACCTGAAAGAGACGGCGCTGTGA
- the LOC144027112 gene encoding cyclin-dependent kinase-like 5 isoform X1 has translation MNKFEVLGIVGEGAYGVVLKCRHKDTNEIVAIKKFKDSEENEEVKETTLRELKMLRTLKQENIVELKEAFRRRGKLYLVFEYVEKNMLELLEELPNGVPADKARSYIYQLIKAIHWCHKHDIVHRDIKPENLLISSDDILKLCDFGFARNLSEGTDANYTEYVATRWYRSPELLLGAPYGKAVDMWSVGCILGELSDGQPLFPGESEIDQLFTIQKVLGPLPPEQMKLFYSNPRFHGLRFPTVNHPQTLERRYLGIIGGALLDLLKSLLLLNPAERFLTEQGLNHHAFQSLRLAERPGPPTPTLVRSSKRKPHHGDTTPSRSHGLKSSGSHRSSLRDCSSLPRHDDLHPSSNSGESGSGGGGGGGGFLNGNLPAPINLSPTLHPKSYPAQMFNHSPSCGVELPHLLSPAEAGKGDFDVSPGPKSSDGPGAKYLKSNFRSQQHRHSFVEGKTSTLQSTEKHGRHGYMEAPKFSYLNLSKSYGTLSDAKSVGNLNDVHLYADEPAARYFPSSCLDLTAPSSPAVRRSDRRGSTRAERESNTLDSSYRRSSARHKDSPDGPDPNEGGDRSHAHSLAAPHEPYAQGYSSPFSSQQRPHRHSMYVRRDHQRTHGGDEGLLVGQGVPTRASSLQLLSPQLQHRTLPRHSASREDDMSRSDQAATEAAPHARPSIRDSTRDNFHTQRQKSEVGLYHEPQAEDGGASSKENRNIYSESMPRKVGSFYRVPSPRPDNSFHDGRSQGRGSAMTGDAGNLANHAKRQTAFDPWTGPDTVVLNTAEPSKEKEKQGFFRAIKKKKKKPQMVPSEEAVLQKSSRSHQSGRHRSRDKSRERERERDKEWADKMADSHSPSQPLKSLRKLLHLSSSSSNQTAASDMRYQPLPSPASAPQVPFSDARGHSGVNTPQMKSRQSAYPPLEAGWHAGNPYPEQMAVKGGQNGHGFGRPSRSRMANLNDLKETAL, from the exons GACACCAACGAAATTGTGGCTATAAAGAAATTCAAAGACAGCGAAg aaAATGAAGAAGTCAAAGAAACGACACTGCGGGAGCTCAAGATGCTGCGCACTCTCAAGCAGGAGAACATCGTGGAGCTCAAAGAGGCCTTCCGCCGGCGAGGGAAGCTCTACCTGGTCTTTGAGTATGTGGAGAAG AACATGCTGGAGCTGCTGGAGGAGCTGCCCAACGGCGTGCCGGCCGACAAGGCGCGGAGCTACATCTACCAGCTGATCAAGGCCATCCACTGGTGCCACAAGCATGACATCGTTCACCGGG ACATCAAGCCGGAGAACCTTCTCATCAGCTCTGATGACATCCTCAAGTTGTGCGATTTTG GCTTCGCGCGTAATCTCTCCGAGGGAACGGACGCCAACTACACCGAGTATGTGGCCACCAGGTGGTACCGTTCTCCGGAGCTTCTGCTCGG gGCTCCGTACGGCAAGGCGGTGGACATGTGGTCGGTGGGCTGCATCCTGGGAGAGCTAAGCGACGGACAGCCCCTCTTCCCGGGCGAGAGCGAGATCGACCAGCTCTTCACCATCCAAAAGGTTCTCGGGCCTCTTCCTCCGGAGCAGATGAAGCTCTTTTACAGCAACCCTCGCTTCCACGGGCtgcgg ttCCCTACTGTAAACCACCCACAAACACTGGAACGCCGATACCTGGGAATCATCGGCGGAGCCCTGCTGGACCTGTTGAAG AGCCTTCTTTTACTCAACCCCGCCGAGCGCTTCCTAACGGAGCAGGGCCTCAACCACCACGCCTTCCAGAGCCTGAGGCTGGCGGAGCGGCCCGGCCCCCCCACGCCGACGCTGGTGCGCTCGTCCAAGAGGAAGCCCCACCATGGCGACACCACACCCAGCAG GAGTCACGGCCTGAAGAGCTCGGGCAGCCATCGCTCCAGCTTGCGCGACTGCTCCAGCCTGCCGCGACACGACGACCTGCACCCCAGCAGCAACAGCGGCGAGAGCGGCAgcggcgggggcggcggcggcggagggtTCCTCAACGGCAACCTGCCGGCGCCAATCAACCTCAGCCCCACGCTGCACCCCAAAAGCTACCCGGCGCAGATGTTTAATCACTCGCCGTCGTGCGGCGTGGAGCTACCGCACCTGCTCAGCCCCGCCGAGGCCGGCAAGGGCGACTTCGACGTCAGCCCGGGCCCCAAGAGCTCGGACGGCCCCGGAGCCAAGTACCTCAAGTCCAACTTCCGCTCGCAGCAGCACCGCCACTCCTTCGTGGAGGGCAAGACCAGCACCCTCCAGTCGACGGAGAAGCACGGGCGCCACGGCTACATGGAGGCGCCCAAGTTCTCCTACCTGAACCTGTCCAAGAGCTACGGCACGCTCAGCGACGCCAAGTCGGTGGGCAACCTCAACGACGTGCACCTGTACGCCGACGAGCCCGCCGCCCGCTACTTCCCCTCCAGCTGCCTGGACCTGACGGCGCCCAGCAGCCCGGCCGTGCGCCGCTCGGACCGGCGGGGGAGCACGCGCGCCGAGCGCGAGAGCAACACCCTGGACTCGTCTTACCGGCGCTCGTCCGCCCGCCACAAGGACTCGCCGGACGGCCCGGACCCGAACGAGGGCGGGGATCGGAGCCACGCCCACTCTTTGGCGGCCCCGCACGAGCCCTACGCGCAGGGGTACAGCAGCCCCTTCTCGTCGCAGCAGAGGCCGCACCGCCACTCCATGTACGTGCGGCGGGACCACCAGAGGACTCACGGGGGAGACGAGGGGCTGCTGGTGGGGCAGGGGGTGCCCACCCGGGCCAGCAGCCTGCAGCTGCTGTCGCCGCAGCTGCAGCACCGCACGCTGCCGCGACACTCGGCCTCCAGGGAGGACGACATGAGCCGG AGCGATCAGGCGGCCACTGAGGCGGCCCCCCACGCCAGACCCTCAATCAGGGACTCCACCAGGGACAACTTTCACACACAGAGGCAAAAAAGCGAG GTGGGATTGTACCACGAGCCTCAGGCCGAAGACGGCGGCGCCTCCTCCAAAGAGAACCGCAACATCTACAGCGAGTCCATGCCCCGAAAGGTCGGAAGCTTCTACCGAG TCCCTTCTCCTCGGCCAGACAATTCCTTCCACGACGGCCGCTCTCAGGGGCGAGGCTCGGCCATGACGGGCGACGCCGGCAACCTGGCCAACCACGCCAAACGCCAGACCGCCTTCGATCCCTG GACGGGCCCGGACACCGTGGTGCTGAATACCGCCGAGCCGTCCAAGGAGAAAGAGAAGCAGGGTTTCTTCAGagcaataaagaagaagaagaaaaagcctCAGATG gtcCCCAGCGAGGAGGCGGTCCTGCAGAAGTCGTCGCGCTCCCACCAGAGCGGTCGCCACCGGAGCCGCGACAAAAGCCGAGAGCGGGAGCGCGAGCGGGACAAGGAGTGGGCCGACAAGATGGCTGACTCACACTCGCCG AGCCAACCCCTGAAGTCGCTGCGCAAACTCCTGCACctctcctcgtcctcgtccaaTCAGACGGCGGCGTCCGACATGCGCTACCAGCCGCTGCCCAGCCCCGCCTCCGCCCCCCAGGTGCCCTTCTCCGACGCTCGCGGCCACtcgggggtcaacaccccgcagATGAAGAGCAGGCAGTCGGCCTACCCGCCGCTGGAGGCCGGCTGGCACGCCGGCAACCCGTACCCCGAGCAGATGGCCGTCAAGGGGGGCCAGAACGGGCACGGCTTCGGGCGACCCTCCAGGTCACGCATGGCCAACCTCAACGACCTGAAAGAGACGGCGCTGTGA